Part of the Geminocystis sp. M7585_C2015_104 genome, GAATTCTCCCGTCTCAGCCAACCACCGGCGGGTTTTAGTTTCCATCCCGGCGACGCAGTGGCCTACCAATACTGGAAAATGGCGCGTCAGAAGAAAGAGGTGGGGGAAAAGGCGCGTCTGATTGCCGAGGGGTTGAAATTTGCCCACACCGAAGCTGCTAGACAGAAAATCGAAACTCTTCTAACGGAATTGAATGTAGTCACCCCTAAAACCCCTTCGCCGCCACTGTTGCCCATATATCGTCTTGAGAGTGATGAAGAGTTGCCCTGTATTTTACCAGTAGTGGGAAGACTCCCCCTACAAGCCGAGGTACTCAAAAATATAACCCATTTAAAACCAAAAGGGCCCTTTGGGGTAGTAGAAGTGGAAACCAACAGCCGGGTGGTAACAATCCCCAGTTGGCAGGCAATACTAAAGGCAGAAAAACCAGTGGTCATATTCTGTCGGGGAAAAGACTTGCCCGGAAGTGTAAAAAACGAATCAGAAGAGTTGTTGGTGGTGGTAGACTTGGCTGTCACCCAGTGGGATATTAATCGTTATTTCCTAGTAGAGGGAAAAGAAGGAGACTTACAGTTACAATGGCTGTCTTCCCCCAGCCAGAAAATTCATGGACAGGTGGTGGTGATAGTCAAACCAAGAAAAATCCTTGATGAAGACAATCTCACCCAACCCTGGCAAATGGATGATTAACTTTCCGACGCCGGTATGTCTTTTTTCCTGGGTATCCTGGGGAAAGCCGGAGTATAGATGGATACACCAGTACTCAAAAGTTGATTGAGAGCCCTCAGTTGTTCGGCAGTGCCCATACAAATAAGGGTATCCCCGGCTTCTAGAATGGTACCACCAGTAGGGCCAGCAATCAAGATGCCATTGCGGCGACGAATGGCCACCACTAAAGCCCCGGTTTTAGCCCTCAGCCCCGCCTCCATGAGGCTTTGACCTATAAAAGGACAATCGTCCTCCTGCAGACGGAATTCCTCCAGGTAAAAGGATTTTTCTGTGCCACTTATAATCCCATCCACAAAATCCATCACCTGGGGGCGTAGGGCGGCAGCAGCCAGTCTCTTTCCCCCTGTAATATAAGGAGATACGACTGCATCGGCTCCAGCCCTTTGGAGTTTCTTAACCGCCTCCTCGGTACTGGCACGGGCTATTGCCCTAATATTAGGATTAAGGGTTTTAGCAGAAATAACAGTGTACAGGTTATCGGCATCAGAGGAGAGGGCAGCAATAATACAGGCAGCAGTGTCAATCCTGGCCAACAGGAGATATTCATCCAGGGTGGCATCCCCCTGAATGGCAAGATAGCCCATTTGAGTGGCCCTCTCCACCTCTTCTTTCTCAGAATCGATGACGATGAAGGGAATACCCTCAGCGGCAAATTCCTGGGCTACTACTGTCCCCATTCTGCCAAAACCACAGACAATATAATGTCCACTCAGTTTGTCTATCACTTTCCTTTTTTGTCTCAGACGTATACCTTCCTGAAAATAACCCTGAATAATTGCCTCCGTAAATCGGTTTACCATGTAGCCAATGGTAACTACACCGGCTACAATTAATACCATGGTAAACAGGCGGGAATGGGGTTTGAGAGGACGAATTTCCCCGAAACCCACTGTAGACAAGGTGATCATGGTCATGTAGGCGGCATCCAAAAAGGGCCACTTGTCCACCAACCAAAACCAAATGGTACCAGTAATAAACAACCCGGCGAGGATAACTACACTGCCAATCAATTCCCGCCTGATTCTCTGGTAATCTGGACTTAAAAAGTACTTGTGCTCATAGTCCCGCCCTTTTCGCCTCATCCCCCTCTCCCCTATTTACAGTCCACAATATTTTATATTTGCAAAACGACATGAGAAAATAGACTTATATCGCGCCAATACGAGCCTGTAATTGTAAACCCCAAC contains:
- a CDS encoding potassium channel protein, translating into MRRKGRDYEHKYFLSPDYQRIRRELIGSVVILAGLFITGTIWFWLVDKWPFLDAAYMTMITLSTVGFGEIRPLKPHSRLFTMVLIVAGVVTIGYMVNRFTEAIIQGYFQEGIRLRQKRKVIDKLSGHYIVCGFGRMGTVVAQEFAAEGIPFIVIDSEKEEVERATQMGYLAIQGDATLDEYLLLARIDTAACIIAALSSDADNLYTVISAKTLNPNIRAIARASTEEAVKKLQRAGADAVVSPYITGGKRLAAAALRPQVMDFVDGIISGTEKSFYLEEFRLQEDDCPFIGQSLMEAGLRAKTGALVVAIRRRNGILIAGPTGGTILEAGDTLICMGTAEQLRALNQLLSTGVSIYTPAFPRIPRKKDIPASES